From Paenibacillus physcomitrellae, the proteins below share one genomic window:
- a CDS encoding alpha/beta fold hydrolase produces the protein MPFANLNGTKLYYEMKGNGVPIVFVHGHGLTHSMFREQMDYFSENYKVIVCDLRGNGKSGKLSQSKEEILDTQCTDLIILLNELQIREAVFVGVSYGGILVQHLASSYPNRVKALVIVDSISPEAETSGTLRKIQLAAAYCSWVTYYAPSEWILPALRLSYQRWRPAYQVIRRSMLEKRPRELYKQRIAMALAHLPTSMELFSKPVLCLAADSSEYELHKMEALAARIRNAQFGVISDSLSPSNLCQPDLFNQVVRSFLETSVTQ, from the coding sequence ATGCCATTTGCCAATCTAAATGGAACCAAACTTTATTATGAGATGAAAGGTAACGGCGTACCTATCGTTTTTGTTCATGGTCATGGACTGACCCATTCCATGTTTCGGGAACAGATGGACTATTTCTCCGAGAATTATAAAGTTATTGTGTGCGATCTGCGCGGCAACGGGAAATCGGGGAAACTGTCGCAATCCAAAGAGGAAATTCTGGATACGCAGTGTACGGATTTAATTATTCTTCTGAATGAACTGCAGATCCGCGAAGCGGTGTTTGTAGGCGTTTCTTACGGGGGCATTCTTGTTCAGCATTTGGCAAGTTCATATCCTAATCGGGTGAAAGCGCTGGTTATCGTAGACAGCATCTCGCCGGAAGCGGAAACCTCAGGTACACTTAGAAAAATTCAACTCGCTGCGGCCTACTGCAGCTGGGTCACTTATTATGCCCCAAGCGAATGGATTCTGCCTGCTCTGCGTTTGTCTTATCAACGATGGAGACCAGCTTATCAGGTGATTCGCAGAAGTATGCTTGAAAAACGCCCCAGGGAATTATATAAACAAAGAATAGCGATGGCCCTGGCCCATCTTCCCACCTCTATGGAGCTCTTTAGCAAACCCGTGCTTTGTTTGGCTGCCGACTCTTCGGAATATGAGCTCCATAAGATGGAAGCTCTGGCGGCTCGAATTCGAAATGCCCAATTCGGTGTGATATCGGATTCCCTGTCCCCGAGCAATTTATGTCAGCCGGATCTATTTAATCAGGTGGTCCGGTCGTTTCTGGAAACAAGCGTAACGCAGTAA
- a CDS encoding iron-sulfur cluster biosynthesis family protein — protein MRVEFDSIAREKLEKALNGQQGYFKLITENEGCATGGIFNILLLSEPEAADKPIESEAFSFLVDSQQEIYFEQTLRLKGHPTFPSFRLSSDSMLYSDHVIIKDRRVNLNKAV, from the coding sequence ATGAGAGTAGAATTCGATTCGATTGCCAGAGAGAAATTGGAGAAAGCACTGAACGGTCAACAAGGATATTTTAAATTGATTACTGAAAATGAAGGCTGCGCAACCGGCGGGATCTTTAATATCTTGCTCTTGAGCGAACCGGAAGCTGCAGACAAACCGATCGAATCGGAAGCATTCTCGTTTCTGGTGGACTCCCAGCAGGAGATCTATTTCGAGCAAACTTTGCGGCTTAAAGGGCATCCGACATTCCCAAGCTTCCGTTTGAGCAGCGACTCGATGCTTTACAGCGATCATGTGATCATTAAAGACAGACGGGTTAACTTGAACAAGGCGGTTTAA